The segment AAAGACAAGGGAAGTCGAGGGGGACCCTGTCACACGTGAGCAGGATACTGTAACGGAGGGTGTCACATACCCCGAATTAAAGGGGAGTCCTATTTGCAAGTTTATGATCTAAATTTGCATAAACTCATAGAATAAGCCAACCCGTGGCCCAGAGGACAACAGTTATTAAAATCCTTATTAGCAGATGTGCAGAGCAGAGAGGGTCAGTCCTCGAAAAAGGGCTGGGCACTGTCGGACAAAATGGTAAAGGCCCGGAAGTTGAAGGCAGGAGACTGACATTTGCTCTACTAATTAGAACACAGAGGGATCTGGCCAGAGTAGCAAGATTCATGACTAGCTGGCAGTATAGAAACAACCAAAGTGCAAAAACCTCAGAAGTAACGCAGCCTAAAAGGGGGCTGTGATAGCTGTTTGTGTGAATTATAGCTTGAATGCAGGCCAGACCTGTGAGATCTCAAAAGCTCCAACATTGTGAAATTTGTTTTCAGAAGCAAAAACCTTACTGTCAAGGTCCCTAGTTTGAGTGAGGAAGAACCTGGGACTATTTCTCAACAAAGTCCAAAGCACAGACCCGGCCCTTTGGACCTTCAAAGATTGAGGTCTTTCctctctccccccttcccctGTCCCTAGAGTCCTTAGTGAAATAAGAGTCTGTGCCCGACTCCTGACTCTGCCCTACCCCAGATCTCACCGTGTGGTCCCGTTCCACCACCAGCACCTTAATGGCACCTCGCTGCTTCTCCAACCTCTTCAGCCAATAGGCCACAGACAGGCCaagcaccccaccccccacaatcACCACATCTGAGTGTTCAGGGGGCAGGTGGCTGGTGTCATACAGTGGATTCCAGGCCCCTCCGGGAATGACAGACTGGATCTTCTTCTTAATCTCGGACACCTTTCCATCCCATTCTGTGGGATGCAGTTATGGTCAAAGAGGGCCAGACATTTCCTTTCCAGGAGGAGGGGGGGTCAGAGGATGAGCACAGGAAAAGGTGGGCTAAACTGACACTGAGGTGGCAGTCCTCACTGTCATCCCTTCTCACAAGGTCACCCTGCACCCAGCAGCGTCCCACAGCTTTGCTTCATGGTCTCTATGACAGAGTCCCTCTTCCTTTGCATGCATTATGCCCAGCACTGCAAGATTCAACTTCCTAAAATTAACACTCTCTACTCTTTCCCTAGGCTAGGGGAACTTACACATATTTTTCTCCTGTGCAGACCCTTCTCTCCTCTGAGCCCAGGCTCCTGGACCAAGAGGTCCTGGCACACCCCAAGCTGCACTGCCCACTGAAGCATGGTACCTCTGAGTGGTACCTTATCCTGGATATCCGTCACAACCATCAAACCTACGTGCATGTCCCATCTGTTATCAAGTCCTGATGACTTTGCCTCCTCAGTATCTCCCCAACCTATCCCCTTTTTTCTCATCTCTACCACCACCACCCTAGACCAAACCACGATAATCTCTCCTAGACTGGCAAAATCTCCTGTTTCCACTCATTCTCCtcttgcccaccccaccccctgactTCTTTTCTATATCACAGCTAGAATGATCTTTTCTAAACACCAATTTAACTGCACACCCTCTTGCTTAAAACCCTCTGTTGGCTTTCCCTTACTCTAAGGATTAAAGTCCAAAATCTTTAACCTGGCCCATGAGACCCTGTGCGCTCTGGCTCCCGTTCACCTTATCCTCCCTGCACACTCCAGTCCCAGCCCCTTCATTCCCACCCCAGGGGATCCACATGGATATTCTCTCTGCTCTGAAACTCTTGTGTCCACTTCTTTGCCTAGTTAACTCCTTGCTTCCATTAGATCTCAGCTCAGTTATCATATTTCTcagggaagcctttcctgaccccCCAGACTATGCCAAGTTCTCCTGTCACGCTATCTCATAGCTCTGTGAACCACTCTTGCAACTTTGAGTTTATCTGTGATTGCTTCCTGCTGTACTATGTCTACCCTCTCCACTGAATCTccagcctagcacagtgcctggcacaccctAAATGCTCAATGTCTTGAATAAATGAATCCTTTTGTTTTTCATCCCTAACACACAAATCTCCAAGTCTTCCGTCTCCAATTCAAAGTTCCATCTCTTCTCAGTAGCATTCAAATCTTTCTTTGATCTTAATACATTTCACGCTACTGCTAACTCTCTATCGAGATGGACTTTGCTAATTCCTTGCAcaagaacattttttttccccttctaaccTTGCTCAGTTCTCCAGAGCCTGGAACTCATGCCTTCTTTGAACCAGTAAACATCGGCTTTCAAGGTTGATCTCAGTTCCCACCTGCTGCATGAACTTCTACAATTACGCTAGCTACTGGCACTAGCAGTGCAGGGCAACCTACAAGTTGGGTTCTACCCAGTGTTGGACTGTTCTACTGAAGCCTCCCCTCTTCAGGCACCTGCAGAGCATACATCGAATCGTCTCTTTCTCTGCTCCCTCCTTCACAGCCACAACACTAAGAGCAGCACCCTGCACGCGAGCAGGACTTAATGCACATCTAAGCAACCAGTGAATCAGCCTTGCTGTTATTCTGGAGGAAAGGTGAAGCGTAGAATGACCTGGGAATTGTTACCTGAGAAGGGCAACCTTGGCATTTATACATCTGCCCAGGTCTTACAAGCTCCGGTAGGCAAGGTTACCCCCTCCTCCCAGCGAACCACTGTCTTCCCTCCGTGGGCTGGGCCCCCAAGTCCTGAAGGTCTGGACATAGCTGGAGATTGGGGGCACCCAAGAACCACGATACCCTCCGCTGCCCTCCACTTTACCCAGAGTAGAGACTCCTCTGCGTGTGCCTAGCCCCAGGCCcaagaggccccggccccagccgAGCCACAGTGCCCTCCGAAGCATGGCCCTGCTGCGCCTGACAGGTCTGAGAGGGCCGCCTCACACCAATAGCGTCCCACCCTTACGTCACTGCTTCGCGCCGCCGGCCGTTCAGGCGGGCGCGCCCATTGGCCAGCCTTCCCTCCGGACCCCGCCCCTCCGCCCTATAGGCAGCCGTCCTCTCCCGTGACTCCCCAAGAGCCCCGCCCagtcccgccccctccctccattGGCGAGCCCGGCGTCTACGTCAGTCCTGCGCGCCCTGGGGTGGAGCGGGGGAGGGTCTCCCGCGGCGCCGAGCGGAAGTGCGGCTGAGCCGGTTTCCGGGGCCACTGGTGTGACGTGTCCCGCGCTTGACGCAGCAGGAAGCGGCGGCGATCGCGGCCTGAGTTCCCGGCGCCGGCCCGGCTCCTCTCCCGCTGCCGCCATGCTCGACTTCTTCACCATTTTCTCGAAAGGCGGGCTCGTGCTCTGGTGCTTCCAGGGCGTGAGCGACTCATGCACCGGGCCCGTTAACGCGTTGATTCGTTCCGTGCTGCTGCAGGTACCGCCCCCGCGGGATCAGAACTCTGGGCGTCCCCCTGACCTGGTCCATAGTCCCCTCGACTGACCCCGCGCCTCCCTCCCACCCCGTCGGCCCACCTCAAACTGGTCCCTAAGTCGTAATCCGGACCCGACTTCTTTCTCCCGCCCCCGTCAGACCCTCTCGCAACTTTGCGACGTCCCCTCCCCCTCCGCTTTCTGGGACTCTGGCCTGATTCCCTATCCTATTGAGACTTCCCATCGTTCCCTCCACTCACTCCCAGCAGCTTGGTTCTCTGTCATTTCGAAGGCTGGATGAGATAATGGATGGAAAAGCGTCTTTGAAGAACTGTAGATAGTGTACAGCTGCTAATAAATCCGATTGTTTATATGAGGACTACTTTCCTTCCGGCTCCACGTGtgcttccttcccacctccttcccccccaccccagcttggtGTCTCCTTTTTTCCCTGGTGTAGTGCTGGAGAGCAAGCAGTCCCCGCGCATCTTCTCGCCCTGGGAACAGATTTGACTTTGGGGGAATGTCTAGTTATTTCTCAAAGGTAATCCTGAAGGCGTCCAAGTTTATGTTTCGTGGTGATGGTCCGAACTCTGAGATACACTCTTTTTCCAGGAAAGGGGAGGTAACAACTCCTTCACCCATGAGGCACTTACACTCAAGTACAAACTGGACAACCAGTTTGAGCTGGTGTTTGTGGTAAGTGGAGATATTTTAGAGGGGCATGAATACGTTTGCAACACAGTCCTGATTATTAGGAGAATCCTGATGAATTGCATCCAGTGTATATGATGAAGTAACTGAGAAGAtagggagggtggagggggaaagggaggaagcTCTTGGGCCCAGTCAGAGAGCTTAGCTGTTCCTCCGGTCGGGGCAACCTGCCAAGTGGCTGAGCCAATCTCTGGAGGCCTGGGTTGAGTTGGCTTGCCTCTGTTCTGGGCTGGCATGTAAGCAGATCTGTTGGCTCTGTTTATTTCCCTAAACAGGTTGGTTTTCAGAAGATCCTAACACTGACGTACGTAGACAAGTTGATAGATGATGTGCACCGGCTGTTTCGGGACAAGTACCGCACTGAGATCCAACAGCAAAGTGCTTTAAGTCTATTGAATGGCACTTTTGATTTCCAAAATGACTTCCTGCGGCTCCTTCGGTGAGAGGCCTCTCCCTTCAAAACCAGTTTCCATGACTTGATGAGCTCCCTCCTTCCCGAGGGCAGTTCAAGTGTAGTAAATTGTGGCTCGAAGGACACTCCTGAGCTTGCTGCTCAGTTCTGATTGTCCTCTTGGTGTGAGGGCCATGTCTCTGGATTTGGACTatccttttttctctttagtgAAGCAGAGGAGAGCAGTAAGATCCGTGCTCCCACGACcatgaagaaatttgaagattCTGAAAAGGCCAAGAAACCTGTGAGGTCCATGATTGAGACACGGGGTGAAAAGCCCAAGGAAAAAGCAAAGAACAGCAGAAAAACCAAGGGGGCCAAGAAAGAAGGTGAGTTTGAGCTTGGACGTCCTGGGGCCTGAGAAGTCGTCAAGGACTGAAGTGGTCCCTGTCCTTCCTCTGTCATTGCTTGCCTCCCTCACTTGGGGGCCTGCCACCCTCACTGTCACCTCCAGTCCTTGTCATCCCTAAGATGTTTGCTCCTAGATGTTTCCTCAGTACAACTTGGAACActttttcccatttgtttattttgttgggATTTGGTCCTTCTTTTTTCAGTGAGTTTTCTCCTTGATAGGTTCTGATGGCCCTTTGGCTACCAGCAAAGCAGTCCCCGCAGAAAAGCCAGGTCCAGTGGGGCCTGAGAATGGGGTGGAACTTTCCAAAGAGGAACTGATACGCAGGAAGCGAGAAGAGTTCATGCAGAAGCACGGGAGGGGTATGGAGAAGTCCGGGTGAGCATCCGAGCTTGCACCATGAGTACCGTTATCTAGACACGCTGGAGCGAGAGTTCTCGTCTCTGACTCTTGGGTGGATGTTTCCTCTCCCATTTCTCCACCATAACCCTTTGTGCTGTAACCCTTTGCAGTAAGTCTGCAAAGTCAGATGCTCCCAAGGAGAAGGGCAAAAAAGCGCCCCGGGTGTGGGCACTGGGTGGCTCTGCTCCCAAGGAAGTCTTGGACTACAGCACCCCCACCACCAACGGAGCCCCCGAGGTGGCCCCGCCTGAGGACATCAACTTGGTAAGAGGCAGCAGGGGCCAGAGTGAAGGCTACCATTAGTAAGAAACGGGGGAGGAAGTGGAGATGAGGAAGGTGGCACCCTTGATTTCTTGGAGTGAGGGGGTGAGTCACACTTGGAGCTTCCCAAATCACAAAGGGAGAGCAGAGCAGGCAGGGCGAATCCTGGGCTTTTCTCCCTCACAGAGCCCTTAGTGTCCCTGACCccacctccttcctttccctACACCCTCCAGATCCGAGGCACTGGGCCTGGGGGGCAGCTCCAGGATCTGGACTGCAGCAGCTCAGATGACGAAGGGACGGCTCAAAACTCCACCAAACCCAGGTAGGGGGTTTCAGGTGGTGGGTGGTACGTGCAGCTGCAGAGCTGACGGGCCTGGACCCCTGCACTCTGGCTTTTGTGCATCTGTACTCTCCTATGCCTGCAGTGCTACCAAGGGGACTCTGGGTGGCATGTTTGGGATGCTGAAGGGCCTTGTGGGTTCCAAGAGCTTGACTCGTGAAGACATGGAATCTGTGCTGGACAAGATGCGTGACCACCTCATTGGTGAGTCTGCCGAGCAGGTGGGCTCGTGTTTATGGGGTAGGGATGGCATGGGGTGGTTTCTCAGTGGTACCGTGAGGGTCATTCACTGCTGATGTGGCACTCACATCGCACCTGTCCCCCCTCCTCAGCTAAGAATGTGGCAGCCGACATTGCAGTTCAGCTCTGTGAGTCTGTGGCCAGCAAGCTGGAAGGGAAGGTGATGGGGACGTTCAGTAGTAAGTACCTCCCTCAGCCAGAAGTGCTTAGGTAAGGCGTTATCCAGGAGGCTTCCACTAGACCTCCGTTCTTACTTAGGTGTGTGATTTTTGACAAATTCCATAACCTCTAATCTATTTCATAGCTTAGACTGTAGGTGTTAATAACATCTAAATTAGAAGAATTGAATGAGTTAATACTTGTAAAGTGCTGTCGGGTATGGTGTGGATTCCCGGGCAGACTCCTAGTTCCTTAAGCTCTGAGTCGTTCTGGGCGTCCTCGGAGTATGTTATTTGGGTTTCATggatctgcctcctcctccccctttcaGCGGTGACTTCCACAGTAAAGCAAGCTCTTCAAGAGTCCCTGGTGCAGATTCTGCAGCCACAGCGCCGCGTAGACATGCTCCGGGATATCATGGACGCCCAGCGTCACCAGCGCCCTTACGTGGTCACTTTCTGCGGCGTTAACGGCGTGGGGAAGTCCACTAACCTTGCCAAGGTCAGTGCAGTTCCCCAGTTCATCTCTGACGTTATTCTTCCCCATTTCCTAGCCTCTGGGTCCAGGTGACAGTTTCTTTTGCCATTTTCAGATTTCCTTCTGGCTGTTGGAGAATCGCTTCAGTGTCCTCATTGCGGCCTGTGATACGTTTCGCGCTGGGGCTGTGGAGCAGCTGCGGACGCACACCCGGCGCCTGAGCGCCCTCCACCCCCCGGAGAAGCACGGCGGCCGCACCATGGTGCAGCTGTTCGAGAAGGGCTACGGCAAGGATGCTGCCGGCATTGCCATGGAAGCTATTGCCTTTGGTACAGTGCACAGCAAGCGGGGAGCTGGTCTGGGCCCCGTTCTTCCTTGGTTTGTCTTGGAACTTGGAGAGGACCAGGGTTACCTACCACCAACTTACTGCTCAGAAACGGGTCAGCCTTAGTGACATGCTCTGCTCTGGGGTCCCAGGTGTAGTTACAGGCAAGGCTAACGTATCCCAACCAGAGAGGCCTCTCCTTGGTCACCTTTATCCTACTGTCATCCTTCTACTAAATGTGCCTGGTGGCCGAGCATGGGAGTTTTTTCTGATTTTACATGAACTGGTAGGTCACCTAGAGCCCGAGGAAACAGGCTTTTAAGATGGCCAGTCTGGGACTCCTTCAGGGCAAGCTGGAAATGAGCGCAGTAATCCAGATTTGAGCTGAgcgctttttttctctctagcaCGAAACCAAGGCTTTGATGTGGTGCTGGTGGACACGGCGGGCCGCATGCAAGACAATGCCCCTCTGATGACTGCCCTGGCCAAGCTCATTACTGTCAACGCGCCCGACTTGGTGCTGTTTGTAGGGGAGGCCTTAGTAGGCAATGAGGCTGTGGACCAGCTGGTGAGGGCTAGAGCCTGGTTCTGTTTCCAGCCTCAGCCTTGGCCACTGTAGCAGGAGCACTGACATGTTTCTCCTTTCCAGGTCAAGTTCAACAGAGCCTTGGCTGACCATTCTATGGCTCAGACGCCTCGCCTCATTGATGGCATTGTCCTTACCAAATTTGATACGATTGATGACAAGGTAAGTATGGACATGGGGcagagtggggctgggagggagacgGCCAGCCTTCACAAGGGAGCAGTTGGCTCCAAAGCCTTCTGTTGCTGAGGGAGTGGCAGGGAGTGGCCTGGAGCTGACTGGGGATCCTTTTCTCCCATTCAGGTGGGAGCTGCTATTTCTATGACCTACATCACAAGCAAACCCATCGTCTTTGTGGGCACTGGCCAGACCTACTGTGACCTACGCAGTCTCAATGCCAAGGCTGTTGTGGCTGCCCTCATGAAGGCTTAACATGGCTTTTGCCCAATACCAAATCACCGCTTCCCCCCAAAGCCCCCATCCCTGCATCAAGACTGTGCTTCAGAGTATGTGAGCGACTTGTCTTCAGTGTAGTTCAAAGGCAGAGCAAGGGGAGCTCCAGGGGCTTCCAGCTTTAGGTGGAGCTCCTAACCCCACTCCCTGTTCAGCCCAGCCTCCACCTGCAAGGAGGGCCTAGTCATGTTAACAATCACTGCCcggtgcccccccccccaccccggtccTCCCTGTTCCTACTCAGGCATCCCTTCACTCTGCCTAGAGACTCGGTCTCATTACAGCTTTGACCAATGGTTAGAAGATCCAACACCAGAGCTTGGCTACTTAGGAATTAGGGAATGTCCGAACATTGTTGCCAGCTCTGGGCCTTGAGTGGCACCTCTCCCCTAGGATAGTCTTCAGGTCCCTGGGGCCAGGATGACACCCCACATGGTGGCAGTGTATGGCCTGTTCTTAATTGCTGCTAACTCGCTGATGACCCCTCTCCCCGTTTACCCAAAGCATCAGCTAGGCCAGAGAGGTGCTGCAGACGGGTGAAAGGGGAGTCCCCGCTTCCTCGGAAACACAGGGAGCCGAGCTGCAGTGCTGCAAggggcttctcagcctcccaAACCACCTCCCATTCTGAGAATCCAGACATAACTTTGCATGTTCCCTTTCCTGGGAGAAAACCAGCTGTCAGAAGGGGATACACGTGGCCCCCAGCCCCTTCTTCACCTGAGCAGTTCCTGGCTTTTCCTCCTCTCTACAGTGCCTGGTAGACAAGTGCTACGTTGAAGAATACGAACCTTGTTGAGACTTGTCCGGTAGCTTGGTATTACAGACGTGCTATTAGTGCAATAAGGTGAAGGCTGTCTGCCCAGagaaatacataatttatataagaaaataaatttcataaataaaCCGCCTTTTAGGTCTTGGGAGTTACTTTATAGAGGACTGGGAACTAAAATCCCTCCTCGCACTAACTCTAGCTCTAGGACGTATGGTAAGAAAGGAAACACCGGATGGATGCTGAGGGATCTGGTAAAACGAGTGGTTCTGAGAACGAGACCGCCCTGCTCCAAGGTGGGAAAACACAACCTGGAAGATTTAAACTGAGTTGCGAACATGAGGCTGGTCAGTGCTTCTGCAGGTCAGGCGATCTCTAAAGTGATTCTAGAAGTAGAGCCGGGGCCCTGGGAAGTAAACGAACAAGCTTTTAATACAGCTCAATTATGTAAAATACTGTACACTGTAAAAGGTCTAGAAAACTAGAGCTTCAagtcatgttttaaaaaagcCATTAAGCTTAATTGAAAAACCAAGTCGAGAGTACAAAACCGCAGCCAGGGCCACGGCCAGTCCATGGCGTCCAGATCCCAAATCCTTCACACAGCGCCGCAGCCACAGTCAGCAGGGGGGTCCTGTGACCTGCTCTGTGGACACAGGGTGCCAgccgggggtggggcgggggctgcaccTGGGTCACTGGGTATGCTTGAAAGGGAACGCCAAGGACCAGCCGGCACGAGGGCTAGGCAGGACCTGCCCCCCGACACCGCCCTGGCCCCGGCCTTCCACCTCCGGGCTGCGGTGCTTCCTGGGAGCTGCTGTGGGTTCTTGTACGTTTGCCTGTTAAACACTGTCCACGGCGGCCCTTACAGCTTGGTCTCAGGGTGGCGAGTCCTCTAGTCCTCATGTACTATGGTCTGTggagagagaaaaggcagagaaTACAGTGAAGCTTCAAAGAACAGGGCTACACACCTAAAGCTGCAGGTACTCGAGCTCAGCCCTTCAGGAGACAAGGCATGCAAGAAACCAGGGATCTTGTCACAGAGGTGACGGGGACACAGGCTCAGTAACAGGTAAGGGAGGGAAGGAGTCACTATTCTTCAAGGTGTTAGGCTCAGGAGAACACTTTCTGCTCACAGACTGACAAGTAGAACTGGAAATACCATACCTCTCACTTCACTGTGTGCTGCAGAGGAGCCATTTAGCTGACCTTCTCTCACCACCCCTGCTAAACGGAACACACATCAGTATCAGATACTAGACTGAAAAGCTAAAACTTaacagcagaaaagaaaagaaccagCTGAAGGGAGATGAAAACACAAGGTCTGACTAAGAAgggtggcaggaggaggaggtggggagaataAACTGGGTTAGTTTTTGCACTGCTGTATCAAGTAACAGGGATGCGCTGAGGTCCCTGAGTGCGCTAACATTCCTGGTGAGCAAAACAAAAGTGTGCTTGCCGTCCCTAACTAGTCTAGAAGGCCAAGTTTAGGTTCAAAAAATTACTGCAGCCTGGGATAAGAAGCCACACACAGGTGGGCAAATTCAACCAAGCATAAGAGTGAACAGCGGCAGACATCCCACGGGATAAGATGGGTTTCCAGGATACGGTGCAATTGGCCACATGCCGCTGTTTTAAGAATTctcttcctcagtcacactaaGCACATTTCAGATGCTCAACAGCCACGTGTGGCTTGTGGTTACAGTACTAGACAGtgaagattataaaatatttctcattGTAGGAAACTATCGGACAGCACTGGGATAGACAAGGTGTAGGAAGAAGTTTGAAACCAAATATATGGAAGAAAAAAACCAGCAAAAACAGCAATCAGAAATATGTCCAATTAGAGTATAAATAAAAGACACGAGTTAGTACGCCCCTTTTAGAAAAAGCACTTCAGCGATGCTTCTCAACCACTAAAACGTTCATGTCCTTTGACCAGTAAATACACTGAGAGTGCATCCTAAGGAAATGAGGCAAGAGGGAAAACTGTAGTGATGACGATGCTGTTCACCGCAACAGTGCTCACAACACGAAAAACCAGGAAAAACCTAGAAACTCCTAACTTAGGGGAATAATTAGGTAACTGGCATCCACACTGGATTTTAGTCATTAAAAACACTGGTTATGAAGACTGCAGCTATGTGGGAAAATGTATACTGCATCACTGAATAAAAGAAGTACCAAGACTATGTATACTTTGTTTACAACCATGAAGAAATGCTTAGGGAAAAGTGCTGACCGGAAATGGACCAAACTTACTGCTTGtaggacactaatgaatttataCGAGAATCATTTGCTTTTCACAATTActtgatttttctgaaataaacGTACTCGGCTCCCACAGAATCTTCTGAACCCAAGTAATGCTCACTATGCAAAAGCaagtacaaaataataaaattaggaaTTATTTTGCTTGAGACTTCTGGTCAGCTGATATAATCTTCTGATTTTTTACTCATGTTTCACTTCTTTTATCTTGCTCTACAACCAAAATTCCAAATCGTTTGA is part of the Vicugna pacos chromosome 33, VicPac4, whole genome shotgun sequence genome and harbors:
- the SRPRA gene encoding signal recognition particle receptor subunit alpha, whose protein sequence is MLDFFTIFSKGGLVLWCFQGVSDSCTGPVNALIRSVLLQERGGNNSFTHEALTLKYKLDNQFELVFVVGFQKILTLTYVDKLIDDVHRLFRDKYRTEIQQQSALSLLNGTFDFQNDFLRLLREAEESSKIRAPTTMKKFEDSEKAKKPVRSMIETRGEKPKEKAKNSRKTKGAKKEGSDGPLATSKAVPAEKPGPVGPENGVELSKEELIRRKREEFMQKHGRGMEKSGKSAKSDAPKEKGKKAPRVWALGGSAPKEVLDYSTPTTNGAPEVAPPEDINLIRGTGPGGQLQDLDCSSSDDEGTAQNSTKPSATKGTLGGMFGMLKGLVGSKSLTREDMESVLDKMRDHLIAKNVAADIAVQLCESVASKLEGKVMGTFSTVTSTVKQALQESLVQILQPQRRVDMLRDIMDAQRHQRPYVVTFCGVNGVGKSTNLAKISFWLLENRFSVLIAACDTFRAGAVEQLRTHTRRLSALHPPEKHGGRTMVQLFEKGYGKDAAGIAMEAIAFARNQGFDVVLVDTAGRMQDNAPLMTALAKLITVNAPDLVLFVGEALVGNEAVDQLVKFNRALADHSMAQTPRLIDGIVLTKFDTIDDKVGAAISMTYITSKPIVFVGTGQTYCDLRSLNAKAVVAALMKA